ACATACCCGTTGTAATGATCACGGCAGTCAACGAAAAAGATATTCGCCTGAAAGCGATCGAGTTCGGAGCCAACGATTTTATTAACAAACCGATCGACACGGCGGAACTAACGGCGCGCGTGAAGAACATGCTTGCTCTGCGAAAAAGTCAAAAGGCATTGGCCAATCGCGCCGAATGGCTTGCGGAAGAAGTTCGGAAAGCTACCCATGAAATCGTCGAGCGTGAACGCGAAGTTATTCTCAGGTTGACACGTGCGGCTGAATACCGCGATCCTGAGACCGGTATGCACATTGTTCGGATGGCTCAGTATTGCAAATTGATCGCTAAAGCCATCGGACTTTCGGGGGACGAGCAGGATCTTATCCTTGACGCATCGCCGATGCATGACATAGGAAAGGTGGGCATAGCCGATTTTATTTTATTAAAGGGAGAGCATCTCAGCAATGATGAATTTGAGTCTATGAAGAAGCATACGATAATGGGTTATGAAATTCTGCAGGGAAGCAAATCCAAGCTTCTCCAAATGGCGGAGCGCATCGCATTATATCATCATGAAAAATTTGACGGCACCGGTTACCCGTAC
This genomic window from bacterium contains:
- a CDS encoding response regulator is translated as MHQIYFDLINRHYFFCLSSALNTLHCSESKPERCCMKVLIIDDHDMNVTLLKNLMMAKVPDCETICHTESAEALVWCEENDPDLVLVDYMMPSPNGLEFIERFRKLAGKGDIPVVMITAVNEKDIRLKAIEFGANDFINKPIDTAELTARVKNMLALRKSQKALANRAEWLAEEVRKATHEIVEREREVILRLTRAAEYRDPETGMHIVRMAQYCKLIAKAIGLSGDEQDLILDASPMHDIGKVGIADFILLKGEHLSNDEFESMKKHTIMGYEILQGSKSKLLQMAERIALYHHEKFDGTGYPY